In the genome of Kitasatospora cathayae, one region contains:
- a CDS encoding ABC transporter permease yields MTTRTAPAPEREAQAPARSRLRVLVDTPEVGVVLACVAVFAALALARDTFASAVNLQGMGADLAQYGLIAIGESLVILTGGIDLSVGALLGTSVILMSWFNVRAGLPAGLAVLATLAVAGLVGLIHGLAVTRLRMPPFVVTLVTYTVAQGVTLAITSGTSIVGISPFFGDIGQSYLAQVPVPLVLFTVIAVAAWFFLERTYAGRQVYAVGGNPEAARLAGIRGDRRVVSMYVASSLVSAFAGMLVLGRMGVGSASGVGVGWELTAIAAAVIGGVSLTGGQGRVLGIVAGAVLLELINNGLTTLQVNSDYTNIVLGCVLGLAITADRLRARHVARRS; encoded by the coding sequence ATGACCACCCGGACCGCTCCCGCCCCGGAGAGGGAAGCACAGGCACCGGCCCGGAGCCGGCTGCGCGTACTGGTGGACACGCCGGAGGTGGGCGTCGTCCTGGCCTGCGTCGCCGTGTTCGCGGCGCTCGCGCTCGCCCGGGACACCTTCGCGAGCGCGGTCAACCTCCAGGGCATGGGCGCCGATCTGGCACAGTACGGGCTGATCGCGATCGGTGAGTCGTTGGTCATCCTGACCGGTGGCATCGACCTGTCGGTGGGTGCCCTGCTGGGCACCAGCGTGATCCTGATGTCCTGGTTCAACGTGCGGGCCGGACTTCCCGCCGGCCTGGCGGTGCTGGCAACCCTGGCCGTCGCCGGACTGGTCGGGCTGATCCACGGACTGGCCGTCACCCGGCTGCGGATGCCGCCGTTCGTCGTCACCCTGGTCACCTACACCGTGGCGCAGGGCGTGACCCTGGCGATCACCTCCGGTACCTCGATCGTCGGCATCTCCCCGTTCTTCGGCGACATCGGTCAGAGCTATCTCGCCCAAGTCCCGGTGCCACTGGTGCTGTTCACGGTGATCGCCGTCGCCGCGTGGTTCTTCCTGGAGCGCACCTACGCCGGGCGGCAGGTCTACGCGGTCGGCGGCAATCCCGAGGCGGCCAGGCTGGCCGGCATCCGCGGTGACCGGCGGGTGGTGTCCATGTACGTGGCCTCCTCGTTGGTGTCGGCCTTCGCCGGAATGCTCGTGCTGGGCCGGATGGGGGTCGGCTCCGCCAGCGGCGTCGGCGTCGGCTGGGAGCTCACGGCGATCGCGGCCGCGGTCATCGGCGGAGTCAGCCTGACCGGTGGTCAGGGCCGCGTCCTGGGGATCGTGGCCGGCGCCGTCCTGCTGGAGTTGATCAACAACGGGCTGACCACCCTCCAGGTCAACTCCGACTACACCAACATCGTGCTCGGCTGCGTCCTGGGCCTGGCCATCACGGCCGACCGGTTGCGCGCCCGACACGTGGCGCGGAGGTCCTGA